From a region of the Hypanus sabinus isolate sHypSab1 chromosome 2, sHypSab1.hap1, whole genome shotgun sequence genome:
- the mterf4 gene encoding transcription termination factor 4, mitochondrial translates to MSQGVKTMVQQTMCLHGLLHRMQPAVRYWQFSTQVKDYAIHTGSCQCIYSWFSTARILSHSRKISLDFHPIPTKKFHFSSSMDTEGNLHPVGKHSGKLKADASHVENAVEPLLNLGFTQVQVKKLLELNPRIAAQVPLKAHPVLCLLDSLGLRPSSILKVLEKCPELVRIKGHQLQSRIDNLRKRGLDEERLQLILVHHPQILNLSAKQVNNTVRFFKEKCIFTVQQIIEILQTSPNVLFENFEELEYKFQFAYFRMGLKQVAIVKSGIFRTSLEELKQRLIFLERLGHYQTPDKKGQTLIINPKPKDIFTTTEDYFLAKVAMSSWEEFDTFKKLLKREEIAERELGHQEDSSTSEELSDSEEDEELFLGN, encoded by the exons ATGAGCCAGGGAGTGAAGACCATGGTACAGCAG ACTATGTGCTTACATGGCCTTCTCCACAGGATGCAGCCAGCTGTTAGGTACTGGCAGTTCTCCACACAAGTGAAGGACTATGCTATACATACAGGGTCTTGCCAATGCATTTACTCTTGGTTCTCAACAGCCAGGATTCTCAGTCATTCCAGGAAAATTTCACTGGACTTCCACCCAATCCCCACAAAAAAATTCCACTTTTCGTCCTCTATGGATACAGAGGGCAATTTACATCCTGTGGGAAAACATTCTGGAAAATTGAAAGCAGATGCTTCTCACGTAGAGAATGCAGTTGAGCCCCTTCTGAATCTGGGATTTACTCAGGTTCAAGTGAAGAAACTGCTTGAACTAAATCCTAGAATTGCTGCACAGGTTCCACTGAAGGCTCACCCTGTGCTCTGCCTGCTTGATAGTCTTGGTTTAAGGCCAAGCAGCATTTTAAAGGTCTTGGAGAAATGCCCCGAACTGGTTAGAATAAAGGGTCATCAGCTGCAGTCACGCATTGACAACCTGCGGAAGCGTGGACTTGATGAAG AGAGACTGCAACTCATCTTGGTGCATCACCCACAGATTCTGAATCTCTCTGCGAAGCAGGTGAACAACACTGTGCGCTTCTTCAAAGAGAAGTGTATTTTCACAGTACAACAGATCATAGAAATTCTCCAAACTTCACCCAATGTTCTCTTTGAAAACTTTGAAGAACTGGAATACAAATTCCAG TTCGCATATTTCCGAATGGGACTAAAACAAGTAGCGATAGTGAAATCTGGAATTTTCCGGACGTCACTAGAAGAACTAAAACAACGCCTTATCTTCTTAGAACGTCTCGGGCATTACCAGACTCCAGATAAGAAGGGTCAGACTCTGATCATAAACCCCAAACCAAAGGACATATTTACCACTACTGAAGATTATTTTTTGGCTAAAGTGGCTATGTCATCTTGGGAAGAGTTTGATACTTTTAAGAAGCTCCTGAAGCGTGAGGAGATTGCAGAAAGAGAACTTGGGCATCAGGAAGACAGCAGTACATCTGAGGAACTATCTGACAGTGAGGAGGATGAGGAATTGTTTCTGGGAAATTAA